A region of the Aestuariirhabdus haliotis genome:
CATTATTTTGGAAGGGCAGAGCTAGGTTCTGTCCTTATTTTTTGGTTTTATAGTTTGACGGAGAGGTCTCCATGGCTAAGGAAACTTTTGAGCGTAATAAGCCCCACGTAAACGTGGGTACTATCGGTCACGTTGACCACGGTAAAACTACTCTGACAGCTGCTCT
Encoded here:
- a CDS encoding GTP-binding protein, whose amino-acid sequence is MAKETFERNKPHVNVGTIGHVDHGKTTLTAAL